From the Spiribacter sp. 2438 genome, one window contains:
- the adk gene encoding adenylate kinase, whose translation MRMILLGPPGAGKGTQAEALCETYGIPKISTGDMLRDAVKAGTELGRAAKAVMDAGELVSDDIIIGLVRERIAQPDCASGFLLDGFPRTIAQADAIRDAGVVIDAVVEIRVDDEDIVARMAGRRVHPDSGRVYHVENAPPQQPGLDDVTGEPLVQRDDDREDTVRQRLSVYHEQTSPLVAYYQNLAAAGGPDAPRFVAVDGRGDIEVVRQRIVSALEG comes from the coding sequence ATGCGGATGATTCTTCTCGGCCCCCCGGGTGCGGGCAAAGGCACGCAGGCGGAGGCCCTGTGCGAGACGTATGGGATCCCGAAAATATCCACCGGCGACATGCTCCGGGACGCGGTGAAGGCCGGCACCGAGCTTGGGCGCGCCGCCAAGGCGGTGATGGATGCAGGAGAGCTGGTTTCTGACGACATCATTATCGGGCTGGTCCGGGAGCGTATCGCTCAGCCGGACTGTGCGTCGGGATTCCTGCTCGACGGCTTTCCTCGCACCATCGCTCAAGCCGATGCCATCCGCGATGCCGGTGTGGTCATCGACGCGGTGGTGGAAATCCGGGTAGACGATGAGGACATCGTCGCTCGCATGGCCGGCCGTCGGGTCCATCCCGACTCGGGGCGGGTCTATCATGTGGAGAACGCGCCCCCGCAGCAGCCCGGCCTGGATGATGTCACCGGCGAGCCGCTGGTTCAGCGGGATGACGATCGCGAGGATACGGTTCGGCAGCGCCTGTCGGTCTACCACGAGCAGACCAGTCCCCTGGTGGCCTATTACCAGAACCTGGCCGCTGCTGGGGGGCCGGATGCCCCTCGTTTTGTCGCGGTGGATGGCCGTGGTGACATCGAGGTGGTGCGGCAGCGGATCGTGAGTGCCCTTGAGGGGTAG
- a CDS encoding nodulation protein NfeD, with protein sequence MRFATLLLGLLLSLPVWGESIHKLTIDGPIGPVTANYFLDGLETAEEEGAAAVLLEMNTPGGLDQAMRDIISGILNAEIPVITHVSPSGSRAASAGTYILYASHVAAMAPGTNLGAATPVQVGGGAPGMPEEEEPEEGNGDEEANGEEANGEEPVAGDAGERKMINDAVAYIRSLAELRGRNADWAERAVRESVSLSATEAAEKNVIDLTASSTEGLLEAIEGRVVSVMDREQTLELVGATIEDRPPDWRDELLSAITHPNVAYILLLVGMYGLIFELANPGALVPGTIGGISLLLALFALQALPVNLAGLGLLAFGVLLMLAEALAPSFGILGVGGVLAFGLGSLMLFEAGGPGFEISLALVIGVTAASLVIFTGTATLAVRAFQRRGVAGVSHLVDNEAEVIGTDPSLRVKVEGESWQARCDASLNPGDRVRVVEVDGLTLHVEPLGNQGE encoded by the coding sequence ATGAGATTCGCAACGCTTCTACTCGGCCTGCTGCTCTCCCTCCCGGTCTGGGGGGAGAGCATTCACAAGCTCACCATTGACGGGCCCATCGGACCGGTCACCGCCAATTACTTCCTCGATGGTCTGGAAACGGCCGAAGAGGAGGGCGCGGCTGCGGTTCTTCTGGAGATGAACACCCCGGGCGGGCTTGATCAGGCCATGCGGGACATCATCAGCGGCATTCTCAATGCCGAGATCCCGGTGATTACCCATGTCTCCCCGTCGGGGAGCCGGGCGGCCAGTGCCGGCACTTACATTCTGTATGCCAGTCACGTGGCGGCCATGGCGCCGGGGACCAACCTCGGTGCGGCGACACCCGTGCAGGTGGGCGGTGGTGCGCCCGGCATGCCCGAGGAGGAAGAACCGGAAGAGGGCAATGGCGATGAAGAGGCCAATGGCGAAGAAGCCAATGGTGAAGAGCCGGTGGCCGGAGATGCCGGCGAGCGAAAAATGATCAATGACGCGGTGGCTTACATCCGCTCCCTGGCCGAGCTTCGGGGGCGGAATGCGGACTGGGCCGAGCGTGCCGTGCGTGAATCCGTCAGCCTCTCTGCCACTGAGGCGGCGGAGAAAAACGTCATTGATCTCACCGCTTCCAGCACCGAGGGCCTCCTCGAAGCCATTGAGGGGCGGGTGGTTTCCGTGATGGACCGGGAACAGACGCTGGAGCTCGTGGGGGCCACTATAGAGGATCGGCCTCCGGATTGGCGGGATGAGCTCCTGTCCGCGATCACTCACCCCAATGTGGCGTACATCCTGCTGCTGGTGGGGATGTATGGCCTGATATTCGAGTTGGCCAACCCGGGGGCTCTGGTGCCGGGAACCATCGGCGGGATTTCTCTGCTGCTCGCGCTGTTTGCGCTGCAGGCCCTCCCGGTGAATCTGGCCGGGCTCGGGTTGCTGGCTTTCGGCGTGCTGCTGATGCTGGCTGAGGCTCTGGCGCCTTCCTTCGGTATACTGGGCGTGGGAGGCGTTCTGGCATTCGGTCTGGGCTCGCTGATGCTGTTCGAGGCGGGCGGACCCGGGTTCGAGATTTCTCTGGCGCTGGTGATTGGTGTCACTGCGGCCAGTCTGGTGATTTTCACGGGCACCGCCACCCTGGCCGTGCGGGCTTTCCAACGGCGGGGTGTCGCCGGCGTGTCCCACCTGGTGGACAACGAGGCCGAGGTGATCGGCACCGACCCCAGCTTGCGGGTCAAAGTGGAAGGCGAGAGCTGGCAGGCCCGCTGCGATGCCAGCCTCAACCCGGGCGACCGCGTGCGGGTGGTCGAAGTGGACGGGCTGACGCTTCATGTCGAGCCCCTTGGCAATCAAGGTGAGTGA
- a CDS encoding tetratricopeptide repeat protein yields the protein MAYEDEEQLEKLRNWWRQYGQTVVIGVLAGVAAVVGWQQWQAWEARQATAAAQDYAAVVTAINQGDVEAADNRLALLREDHPGSPYAVMATMAVATAELADGRADTAADLLAWVSEERADSPLTVVARLRHAEALAAAGRDDEALAATEPTPDGPLLPRYLELRGDLLVAQGDRDGAIAAYQEALERAPGQRRSVLELKLNDLGGVPAS from the coding sequence GTGGCCTACGAAGACGAAGAACAGCTTGAAAAACTCCGCAACTGGTGGCGCCAGTATGGCCAAACCGTGGTGATTGGTGTCCTGGCAGGTGTTGCCGCGGTGGTTGGCTGGCAGCAATGGCAGGCCTGGGAAGCCCGCCAGGCCACCGCCGCCGCCCAGGACTACGCCGCCGTGGTCACCGCCATCAACCAGGGCGACGTTGAGGCCGCCGACAATCGGTTGGCGCTGCTCCGCGAGGATCACCCGGGCAGCCCCTATGCCGTCATGGCGACCATGGCCGTGGCCACCGCCGAGCTGGCCGATGGGCGCGCTGACACCGCGGCGGACCTGCTGGCCTGGGTCAGCGAGGAGCGTGCCGACAGCCCGCTGACGGTGGTGGCACGACTGCGTCATGCCGAAGCCCTTGCAGCCGCAGGCCGGGATGACGAGGCGCTGGCAGCAACAGAGCCGACGCCGGACGGTCCGCTGTTGCCCCGCTACCTCGAGTTGAGAGGCGACCTTTTAGTGGCGCAGGGTGACCGTGACGGGGCCATCGCCGCTTACCAGGAGGCGTTGGAGCGGGCGCCGGGGCAGCGCCGATCGGTCCTGGAGCTCAAGCTGAATGATCTCGGCGGGGTGCCGGCATCGTGA
- the pdxH gene encoding pyridoxamine 5'-phosphate oxidase — MDRYGAAVDQFRAWFDLAGETPGVDDATAMTLATADAQGRPSARTVLLKHFDERGFVFYTNGHSRKGEQVAANPRAALVFLWEPLARQVLVEGHVEPVSEAESDAYFASRPRLSQIGAWASQQSEPLADRATFDAQVAEVESRFDGVEVPRPPHWGGYRVIPDMLEFWQGRDGRLHDRERFYRTASGDWEWTLLNP; from the coding sequence ATGGACAGATATGGCGCGGCGGTGGATCAGTTCAGGGCGTGGTTTGATCTGGCCGGTGAGACACCGGGGGTTGATGATGCCACGGCCATGACGCTGGCGACCGCCGACGCCCAGGGTCGACCCAGTGCCCGCACGGTCCTGCTCAAGCATTTCGACGAGCGAGGTTTCGTGTTCTACACCAACGGCCACAGCCGGAAGGGCGAGCAGGTTGCCGCCAACCCGCGGGCCGCGCTGGTGTTTCTCTGGGAGCCGCTGGCTCGGCAGGTATTGGTTGAGGGGCATGTCGAGCCGGTCAGCGAGGCGGAATCAGACGCCTACTTCGCCAGCCGGCCTCGGCTGAGCCAGATCGGTGCCTGGGCCTCTCAGCAGTCCGAACCGCTGGCGGATCGAGCCACTTTTGATGCCCAGGTGGCGGAAGTGGAGTCCAGATTCGACGGGGTCGAGGTGCCGCGGCCTCCCCATTGGGGTGGCTACCGAGTCATCCCGGACATGCTGGAGTTCTGGCAGGGTCGCGACGGTCGTTTGCATGACCGTGAGCGTTTCTACCGGACCGCTTCCGGCGACTGGGAGTGGACGCTGCTGAATCCCTAG
- the bamB gene encoding outer membrane protein assembly factor BamB, translated as MRAIKPSLTALALAILLAACAAREAPGPEPTPATEDGRQITVEQRWSTEIGEAADDAHRLQPAMAGGHLVMAAGNGRVVAMDPATGDERWAVNLNAPIAGGPGADDELIAVGTSDGEVIALSAADGEVQWQARVSSEVLAPPAVGQGHVVVRSADGRVFALDADSGDRRWLFSRSVPALSLRGHSSPVLVRNGVVAGFDNGRLSALSLDSGEPAWEATVAAPQGRTDLERMVDVDADPLVHRGELFAGAYQGRVVGINLADGEIAWARGISSLGGLAVDQDKLYATDEQGRIWALDRSNGASVWRADDLEGSRLGSPAVHGEYLVVGSADGQVHWFHRNDGRLVARYRLGNAPIMARPIVEADRVIVVDLSGNLEALTTDHEN; from the coding sequence GTGAGAGCGATAAAGCCTTCACTCACCGCTCTGGCGCTGGCGATCCTGCTGGCTGCCTGTGCAGCTCGCGAAGCGCCCGGCCCCGAACCCACCCCGGCCACTGAGGACGGCCGTCAGATCACCGTGGAGCAGCGTTGGTCTACTGAAATCGGTGAGGCAGCTGACGACGCCCACCGGTTGCAACCGGCCATGGCGGGCGGTCACCTGGTGATGGCTGCCGGCAACGGGCGGGTGGTGGCAATGGATCCTGCTACCGGCGATGAGCGCTGGGCTGTCAACCTGAATGCACCGATTGCCGGTGGCCCGGGCGCTGACGATGAACTGATCGCCGTCGGTACCAGCGATGGTGAAGTAATTGCACTGTCGGCGGCGGATGGTGAAGTCCAATGGCAGGCTCGGGTCAGCAGTGAAGTGCTGGCACCACCGGCCGTCGGCCAGGGCCATGTGGTGGTTCGCAGCGCCGACGGGCGGGTGTTCGCGCTGGATGCGGACAGCGGCGACCGGCGGTGGTTATTCAGCCGAAGCGTACCGGCACTCAGTCTGCGCGGACATTCATCGCCGGTGTTGGTGCGCAACGGCGTCGTGGCGGGTTTTGATAATGGCCGCCTGAGCGCTCTGTCGCTGGACAGCGGTGAGCCGGCCTGGGAGGCCACGGTGGCAGCGCCCCAGGGGCGAACCGATCTGGAGCGGATGGTGGATGTGGACGCTGACCCCCTGGTGCACCGTGGCGAATTGTTCGCTGGGGCTTACCAGGGGCGGGTCGTTGGCATCAACCTGGCCGATGGAGAAATTGCCTGGGCCCGAGGCATTTCATCTCTGGGTGGGCTCGCCGTGGATCAGGATAAACTGTACGCGACCGACGAGCAGGGGCGGATCTGGGCACTGGATCGCAGCAATGGCGCGTCCGTGTGGCGGGCCGACGACCTCGAAGGCAGTCGGTTAGGGAGTCCGGCTGTTCACGGAGAGTATCTGGTGGTGGGCTCCGCCGATGGACAGGTTCACTGGTTTCATCGCAATGATGGTCGCCTGGTGGCACGATACCGACTCGGTAACGCGCCGATTATGGCTCGACCGATTGTGGAGGCAGACCGGGTGATCGTGGTGGACCTTTCGGGCAACCTCGAGGCGCTGACAACTGATCACGAAAACTAA